TTGTTACCCTCAGGGCAACCATAGGAGACCTGCCTGTTGATACCTGGGTGAAGATCATAGCTCTTTCAGAGCTCCATCCATATAATTTCTGGAATTCATTGTAAGATAACTGGAGGATCGCTCTTAAGCTATCCACAATTGTATAACCGTATAATGGTTTTATTTGTTCGGGCGGGGGTCTGTAAACCACTTCCCCATTTACGAGTTTTATGAGCTCTTCTATGGAAATCGGGGACAGGTACTCATGAATCTCATATATGGAGTCTGCGCTAAAACCACCCCGTAGCATTCCTTCATAAGAACGGATTTTGGCGCCACCGCGTGCAGTATCCATTTCAAGTATTGCTTCCACTATCTTGCTGACGATGAAAATCCCCGGGGATTTTCTCCTTCCGCTTTCATAATCACTTATTACGGAAGGGGAAACTTTAAGAAAAGAAGCCAGGTCTGACTGGGAGATATCAAAGCCTGCCCGCCATTTCTTTAATGTCTCACCGGGATTATCCGATAAAGTGATCTCACCTGCCATTTTTTCAGCCAGTCTGTTCTTCAGGTCATGATAAGAGCCGTTTATTACAGGAGGATTAATACCAGATGCGGTAGAGGCAGGAGTCGAAGCAATATCTGCTTTTTCGGT
Above is a window of Candidatus Methanoperedens sp. DNA encoding:
- a CDS encoding helix-turn-helix domain-containing protein → MTEKADIASTPASTASGINPPVINGSYHDLKNRLAEKMAGEITLSDNPGETLKKWRAGFDISQSDLASFLKVSPSVISDYESGRRKSPGIFIVSKIVEAILEMDTARGGAKIRSYEGMLRGGFSADSIYEIHEYLSPISIEELIKLVNGEVVYRPPPEQIKPLYGYTIVDSLRAILQLSYNEFQKLYGWSSERAMIFTQVSTGRSPMVALRVTNLKPALVVIHGIPSSQVDKIAAKIAEIEHVPLIATVMPMPDLIRALTSHDLKH